In one window of Blattabacterium sp. (Cryptocercus punctulatus) str. Cpu DNA:
- a CDS encoding citrate synthase — protein sequence MCKIVNLNINGCNYKLPIVYGTFFEEKAINISKLRENTGFITFDPGFKNTGIVKSSISFIDGEKGILLYRGYPVEQIIKKCSFIETSYLLLNGELPNTEQLNFFSEKIKEFNSINHKIYQILDKFPVSYHPMGILSSLTCILTAFTDYINIKEEDMFLHLLAKLPVLAALTYRKKVGLPPSYADKDLYYTSNLLKMFFSIPKKYYQINPIITDALDKLLILHADHEQNCSTTTVRLLGSAYVGLFSSISSGISALWGRLHGGANQEVIEMLENILKSGGNINKWVDKAKDKKDPFRLMGFGHRIYKNFDPRAKIIKKIAEKIICELGIHDPILELAKELEKIAIQDPYFIEKKLYPNIDFYSGIIYQAIGIPKDMFTVMFALGRLPGWMAHWKEMRLNQEPIGRPRQIYIGYKKRNI from the coding sequence ATACCGGATTTATTACATTTGATCCAGGATTTAAAAATACAGGAATTGTTAAAAGTTCTATTAGTTTTATAGATGGTGAAAAAGGAATTCTATTATATAGAGGTTATCCAGTTGAACAAATTATTAAAAAATGTTCATTTATAGAAACTAGTTATCTTCTATTAAATGGCGAACTACCTAATACTGAACAATTAAATTTTTTTTCTGAAAAAATAAAAGAATTCAATTCCATTAATCATAAAATTTATCAAATACTGGATAAGTTTCCAGTTTCTTATCATCCTATGGGAATATTATCATCTTTAACGTGTATTCTTACTGCATTTACAGATTATATTAATATAAAAGAGGAAGATATGTTTTTACATCTTTTAGCAAAACTACCTGTATTAGCAGCTTTAACTTATAGAAAAAAAGTAGGTCTTCCTCCATCTTATGCCGATAAGGATTTATATTATACTTCTAATCTTTTAAAAATGTTTTTTTCTATTCCAAAAAAATATTATCAAATTAATCCAATTATTACAGATGCTTTAGATAAACTTTTAATATTACATGCAGATCATGAACAAAATTGTTCTACTACTACTGTACGTTTATTAGGTTCTGCATATGTTGGATTATTTTCATCTATATCCTCTGGAATTAGCGCTCTTTGGGGTAGATTACATGGAGGAGCTAATCAGGAAGTTATAGAAATGTTAGAAAATATTCTTAAAAGTGGTGGAAATATAAATAAATGGGTAGATAAAGCAAAAGATAAAAAAGATCCGTTTCGATTGATGGGATTCGGCCATAGAATTTATAAAAATTTTGATCCTAGAGCTAAAATAATTAAAAAAATAGCCGAAAAAATTATTTGTGAATTAGGAATTCATGATCCAATTTTAGAATTAGCAAAGGAACTTGAAAAAATTGCTATTCAAGATCCATATTTTATAGAAAAAAAATTATATCCAAATATAGATTTTTATTCAGGAATTATTTATCAAGCTATAGGAATTCCAAAAGATATGTTCACGGTTATGTTTGCTTTAGGTAGATTACCTGGATGGATGGCACATTGGAAAGAAATGAGATTAAATCAAGAACCTATAGGAAGACCTAGACAAATTTATATAGGATATAAAAAAAGAAATATATAA